The following nucleotide sequence is from Chloracidobacterium validum.
GTGCCAAGCGTATCAGTGAAATCGAGGTCACTCGTCGGCGTCAGACCAAAGAGGGTTTTGAGTGCTGGTTGCTGGTCGAGCCGCTGCCGAGCTTCGGCCAACAGCCGTTCGGCTTCCTCCACCGTCGCTTTCGTGTCGGCTATCCCACGCAGCGCCTGAGCAAAGCGCAACGCGGATGGCTCATCCCGCTGCGCCAACGCCACGGCGGAAAGCCGTACCAACAACGCTCGCTGTGCGGTCTGTCGCGCCGTTGCAGCCTCGCGGGCAGCAGACTCATACGCAACCGCTGGCGGCGTCCCCACCGGCTGGGTGTAAGCAAAGTTCAACGAAACAGTATCCACGGCACTTTCGGGAGAAAGGACTTGGACATTACTTGCCAGCGCCAATGCCAAAGCGGCTTGATTGGAGGCCAGGGCCGCGCGAATGACGTTCTCACGGTCAGATGAGCGGCTTTCGCGGAGGGCGCGCACATACACCTTTGCCGCTTCACCGGGTCGGTTCGTGCGCTCCAGAAAATTTCCCAAAGCGAGTTGCGCCGTGGTGGCATAGGGTAGCTGGGCGGCCTGCTCGAATGTTTTTTGCGCTTCGGTCGTCCGTCCCAGAGCATCCTGCAAGGTTGCCAGGACAGTCAGGTTTTCCGCGTCAACGGATGTGGATTTGCCAACCCAGGTTTCGCCAACGGATGGCTGTCGGCGCACAATGGCTACTAGCTGTTCCAGGCCGCGGGCGCGTTCTTCCGTGGATAGTCGCCGGTCCAGCGCCACGTCATACAGGTGGGTAGCCGCTGCCGCAATGTCGCCGGTACGCGCCAGCATCCGCGCCAGCTCGATCCGGTTTTCGGCATCGCCCGGAAACCGCTTGTAAAGCTGCTGACGCCACTGGAGGGCCGAAGCATAAGCGCCATACGTTGCCGCCAGCGCAGCGGCGTCACCAAGTGTTTGCGTCTGTGGGTCGCGTGCGACCAGCCGCGTAAGCTGCTGGAGCGCGGCATCCGTTTCCTGACGCATGAACTGGGTTTCGATTCGTCCCAGCGCGGTTGCCAAGCTGCTGTCCTGAACCGATTGCAAGCGATAGTACGTTTCCAAAAAAGCCAGGGCGGCCCCGGCTTGTCCCTCATTCAGTAGCAGGTAGTAGGCATGCCGCGCCCGTTGGCCGGCGTCATCGCTGCTCGGTTCGGCGTCATTAGTGGTTTCCTGCGACTCGGCGACGAAACGTTGCAGTCGTTCGACGGCGGCCGGGAGGCGGTCGCTGCGGATGTCCACCACGGACTGCGCCATCACCAGCCACTCCGGCGCAACCGCGAAATCCTCCGGCTTGGAAACGTAGAGGTCGGGGGGCGCATCCTCACGCATCCGCCCAAACAATGTTTCACGCAGGGTCGCCATGCCCCGCAGTTCCCGTTCAGCCTCGGTATAAGCTTTTGAAGCCACCAACGCCGCCGCCCATGCTTGCTGCACCTGTGATAGTGCGCCGGCCAATGTCTCGCCGTTGAATGAATCTTCAGTGTAAAGCTCGTAGTCGCCGCGCGAGTAAGCATTGAGAATTTGGTTGGCTAGCTGCTCGTTCACCAGCCGGTAACAGGCCGTCCGCATCCGCACCGGCAAGGCATCGGTCAACGTCAGGCGCAGTCCCAGCCGTGTGTCGTCCGGCACCGCCGCGATCACCCGGAGGAACAACGGCACAATGACGGCCTCGGCGGCCGGACGCTCGCGGGCCAACGTGGTTAGCAAGCCCACCAACGGTTCGTAAGCGTCTTCATCCGCGCGCTCACGAAGTTTGCCGATCAGAAACGCTTCGACCGGCGGCAGGGCGTCATTGAGCAGTCCATACCCCGCCATCACCGACAGAAAGGTGAGGTGGGCCTCTAGCGCCCCACGCCGGTTATCAAGTATCCGCCGCCAAGTCCCCAGCGCTGCGGGTTGGTTGCCCATCTCATAGAGCGCCGCGCCTTCGGCGGCGAGGGCTTCTGGGTTTTCCGGCGCCAGCTCACGCGCCAGACGAGCATGCTCAAGGGCTTCTGGGTAACGCTTGCGCGCCCGCAGAAAGTTTGAGAGCGCCGTTTGCGCTTCTGCTGAACGCGGCGCGGCCTCAGTTTCAGCTACCAAAAAACGCAGCGCGTCGGCTGCCCGCGCGTCATCGAGCGTCAACCAGATGCCGTAGTTGCGAGCGGTACGGAACCAGTCCTCGCCAATGACTTCACCCGCCGGATCAGGTTTCCGATTGGCTTGTTCACCAATCGGCCGGAGTCCGAGCACTTGCCGGTACATCGCCTCCACTTCTGGGGACTGGTTGCGGAAGTAGAGTTCGAGCTGCGCCAGCCGCGCCTTTTGCCAGGCAGCCGGTTGTCCGGCATTTTCAATGGCCAACCGCGCCAGCTCTTTTTCGCGCACATAGACGAAAAAGTTGATGACCTGTAACTGATAGGGCGAATAGCTCGCGGCCAGCCGCTGAAGCGCCGCCCGGTCGCCCTGCTGATGAAGTAACTGTAAAAGGCGCGTCACGAGCGGCTGCTCGTCGGAAACCAGTGCCCCGGTGCGTTGTCGGTAATACTGCTCCAGAACGCTTTTCTCAGCCGCCACGTCGCCAACGTTGCGGCAGAAATCGGCGCGCGCCGCAACGAAATCAAAGCTTCCCGGGAAACGGTCACGCGCTTCCTCCTCCGCCAACAGCTTGAGCGCGGCCGTGGTATCCAAGCGCGCCTGATAAAACGCCAGTAACCCACGGAGCGCGTTGACGTAGCCGGGGTCGGTGGCCGACCGACGGGCTGCCTGGGCGGCGTCCTTGGCGCGGATCAGCGCCGTTTCATACGCGCGGTAGAGGGAGGCATTGGCGGCAAGTGCGGTCAGCCGTTGGAAGTCGGGCGAGTTGACCACGGCGCGCATCAGGCGCTGCGCCAGTGCGTTGTCTAGTTCGGCAAGCTGGGCGGCCGTGGCATAGTCACGCACCAGCTTGGGGAAGCGCGCCGGACGAACGGTGGCGTCAAGAAGGTCGCGCCCACGGCTGGTCATCGAGGTTTGCGGCGCTTTGGCCAACGCCGCTGCGAGGGTTTCGAGCTTCCCAAGCGCGGCGACGGCCGATTCACGATACACGACCGTCCGCAGCCAGCGCGTGACATCCTCTTCACCAAAGACTTCTGAACCTGGTGACTTCATGACGCGCCCGAAGCCTTCGTCATAAAAGCCACCGGCTTCAGCCACGAAGCCGGCCGTGAGGAGCGCCTCGGCGGCTGAAAAGTAAACTTGCGCGGACAACTGCTTGCGCTTCGAGAATGACTCCCGCAGGGCAGCGACAGCCTGGTCGGGCTTGCCCTGTTCGAGATACACGTCGGCGGTTGCCGTGGCCCACACTGGGTTTTGCGGATCGAGTTCGGATGCGCGTTTGAGCGTGGCGAGGGCTTCGTCGTAGCGTCCGGCCTGACGGTAAGCGACCGCCAGCGCCTGCCTGAAGTCACCGCGTTGGGGTTCGTTGACAACGGCCCTGGCATATTGCGCCGCCACGCCTCCAAGATCGCCCTGAAACCGATAGATTTCGGCCAGGACGACATTCCAGCGATAGTTGCGATCAGCCTTCGTAGCTAAATCACTGTAGTAGCGGACAAGGCGCTCCAGCAGATTATGCTGCTCGGCGTACTGCAAAGCCGTTCGCAACCGCGCCAAGTCTTCCGGCTCACGGTTGATCAGCTCGATGTGCTGGTCAACCGCCTCGCCATGACGCCCCAGGCGCGTCAAAACGCGGATGTAGCCCCCGCGCAGTTGAGCCTCGTCAGCTCCGGCGGCCAGCGTGGCCAGCCCCTGCTTGTAGAGCGCCGCTAAGTCGGCATCCCGCTTGGTGTCACCCAGCAAGTCGGCGAGTTGGGTGAAGGCTTCGGTATCGGTTGGATTCGCCGCGTACCATTCCCGCAACGTGGCTTCCGCATTCGCCACCTGGCCAGCTTCGCGCTGCCGCTTGGCCAACTGGAGCGTGAGCGTCCGGCGATAATCCCCAACGGCAAGGCTCCGCGATGCCTGGGCCAGCGTCACAGCTTTGTCAATCGCGCCAAGTCGCCCGTAAAAGCTGCCAACCTCCTGCGCCACCCCAAGGTTATTGGGGTAATCGCGGGCAAGGCTGTCGAGCGTCCGCAGGGCATCCTCCCGCTGGTTGCGGTTTTCAAAAAAGGATGCCAGTTGAAGCCGATACTTGATGTTTTCGCGTTCATCACGCGCCAGCGTCACCAGCCGCTCCAGCACCCGACGCTCATCGGCAGCGCGCCCGGCACGGCGAAACTCATCACGAACAACGTCCAGAAATGGAAGTTCCGTACGCTGGGCAGCTTCGCGCGCCAGGAGGTCGAATCCGGCGTCGCGTTGCTCGGACTGCTTCAGGTAGCTGAAGTAACCCAGTACGAGGTCTGGGTTGTTTTGCTTGGCCAGTCGCGCCCGGAAGGTAGCTTCGATGCGGGCGGCGCCATCTTTCCGCCGGGACAAGGTTGCCAGCCGCGCAATGACCTGCTCGCGTTCTGGGCCGGCGGTGGTCAGCGCCGCCACATATTCCGCCAGCGCCAGGTCACGCTGCTGCCGCTCTTCGTAAAGTGCGCCAAGCTGATAGGCGTACAGCGTGTCATCCCGCAGCCGCTCGCGCAGCACGCGGAGTGTCTGAATCGCGTCATCGTAGCGGTAGTAGTCCCAGTACAGTGTGGCCAGCTCAAGGTAAGCCTCTGGATTGCCCGGCGCGCGTTGGATAAGTTGCTCCCAGTAGGCTTTCGCGCCCTCCCAGTCGCCGACCTCGGCCCGGACTTCGCCGGCCAGCGTCGGGAAGCGGCTTTCCGTTGGATAGACTTTGGACAGTCCTGCCCACACGCTGGCGGCTTCATCGCGCGCGGTTGGCAACACTGGCGCCAGCGAGCGCAGTAACGTTGCCAGCCGTTCGCTGTAATAGGCATCCCCAGGGTACTTCGCGGCCAGCTCCCGATAGGCTTCGATGGCTTCCTCATGCCGCGAGAGCCAGAGCGCGGCGTCGGCGGCAAATTGCCGATAGCTCGCGCTGGGTTGTGCCTTGGCCGTTTCGTAGCTCGCAGCCAAACGGTTCTTTTCGGAAAGATAGGCGAGATATTCGTTGCGCAGGGTCGGGTCGGCGAAATAGTACTGCCCGGCCAGCCGCGTCCAGTCCATCATGCGGTTCGTCGCCCGGTAGTAGGTCAGTAACCCGCGCACGAAAAACAAGTTGGTGGGAAAGCGGTCATGGGCAAACCGGAAAAGCTGCAAGTACAACCGCGCGTCGTTGTTGTTTTCGCCAAGTTGAACGTCCGCGAAGAACGCCTGAAGGTAAGCGGCCAGGTCTTCGTCATCGAGCGCGGCGACAAGTTGCTTCGAGTATTCGGCAAACGCAGCCTGGCGCTCGTTCCGCACAAACCACCGCGCCAGGCGATGCCGCCAAGTGTTGTCGCCGAAGCGTTGCACTGCCTGCCGATACGCCCGCAGTTGCTCGTCCACTAGGCTTTGCTGCCCT
It contains:
- a CDS encoding tetratricopeptide repeat protein encodes the protein MNRLCHARQAGWRPLPFARAFALAALVFTLTAPHWPTPYRLVAAQSKPPGSPTQKPAPSKPPAAQPTTPAAQPTTDASRATPAELRDALYRTETFFGGTTFVPLPFVEAEAAIAALQAKYPADVRLLRYGARLNEYLGNTPKAIQLMTRYANLRPEGADGLRRLAAFQHGRGLYAEEARTLQRLALLVPSPVERQAIADRLAALAQNHALRGIDVTAFYRQLIERYPEDLTFLKRYLERLEATSKFDDALRALDEWQPKYPDEAAYFLKRRASLYDRRGERDAAIAVYDRAFDPLWPRVVVRDWYEFLRRYGRYRTYRRQLQERFRKGATDFDTAARLFNVLAYEGNLSAAAQTLMDLEKRRAQTGWSRDELDRAATMGMNIGQYDLAARFLYSLHATGGATPGSPEREATLARLAAALLDAGDVGVTLSAGDLSLYADIAQVDQGAGFLNGVLSLILAGNNIPREYDRANRSATAYFNRALAYRFFTALQTEYPQSAQLPALQSRLLQAFSAMGEYETVIKLGDAFVRDFPTASNAAEIALQTAEAEARLGRRADERKRLVALLDRLAAQHPRGKALMPVSARRWVFTPEALPSGSAELTASSYRIYDPTDANESDDQDDFQFYDYPSDYLGRTVEPRETITYASVLERVIASFAAESQNANESAAGAPAAKPVPNPTLAFLYGEIKKHPREEGLYERLLRWLGQQSLVDEQLRAYRQAVQRFGDNTWRHRLARWFVRNERQAAFAEYSKQLVAALDDEDLAAYLQAFFADVQLGENNNDARLYLQLFRFAHDRFPTNLFFVRGLLTYYRATNRMMDWTRLAGQYYFADPTLRNEYLAYLSEKNRLAASYETAKAQPSASYRQFAADAALWLSRHEEAIEAYRELAAKYPGDAYYSERLATLLRSLAPVLPTARDEAASVWAGLSKVYPTESRFPTLAGEVRAEVGDWEGAKAYWEQLIQRAPGNPEAYLELATLYWDYYRYDDAIQTLRVLRERLRDDTLYAYQLGALYEERQQRDLALAEYVAALTTAGPEREQVIARLATLSRRKDGAARIEATFRARLAKQNNPDLVLGYFSYLKQSEQRDAGFDLLAREAAQRTELPFLDVVRDEFRRAGRAADERRVLERLVTLARDERENIKYRLQLASFFENRNQREDALRTLDSLARDYPNNLGVAQEVGSFYGRLGAIDKAVTLAQASRSLAVGDYRRTLTLQLAKRQREAGQVANAEATLREWYAANPTDTEAFTQLADLLGDTKRDADLAALYKQGLATLAAGADEAQLRGGYIRVLTRLGRHGEAVDQHIELINREPEDLARLRTALQYAEQHNLLERLVRYYSDLATKADRNYRWNVVLAEIYRFQGDLGGVAAQYARAVVNEPQRGDFRQALAVAYRQAGRYDEALATLKRASELDPQNPVWATATADVYLEQGKPDQAVAALRESFSKRKQLSAQVYFSAAEALLTAGFVAEAGGFYDEGFGRVMKSPGSEVFGEEDVTRWLRTVVYRESAVAALGKLETLAAALAKAPQTSMTSRGRDLLDATVRPARFPKLVRDYATAAQLAELDNALAQRLMRAVVNSPDFQRLTALAANASLYRAYETALIRAKDAAQAARRSATDPGYVNALRGLLAFYQARLDTTAALKLLAEEEARDRFPGSFDFVAARADFCRNVGDVAAEKSVLEQYYRQRTGALVSDEQPLVTRLLQLLHQQGDRAALQRLAASYSPYQLQVINFFVYVREKELARLAIENAGQPAAWQKARLAQLELYFRNQSPEVEAMYRQVLGLRPIGEQANRKPDPAGEVIGEDWFRTARNYGIWLTLDDARAADALRFLVAETEAAPRSAEAQTALSNFLRARKRYPEALEHARLARELAPENPEALAAEGAALYEMGNQPAALGTWRRILDNRRGALEAHLTFLSVMAGYGLLNDALPPVEAFLIGKLRERADEDAYEPLVGLLTTLARERPAAEAVIVPLFLRVIAAVPDDTRLGLRLTLTDALPVRMRTACYRLVNEQLANQILNAYSRGDYELYTEDSFNGETLAGALSQVQQAWAAALVASKAYTEAERELRGMATLRETLFGRMREDAPPDLYVSKPEDFAVAPEWLVMAQSVVDIRSDRLPAAVERLQRFVAESQETTNDAEPSSDDAGQRARHAYYLLLNEGQAGAALAFLETYYRLQSVQDSSLATALGRIETQFMRQETDAALQQLTRLVARDPQTQTLGDAAALAATYGAYASALQWRQQLYKRFPGDAENRIELARMLARTGDIAAAATHLYDVALDRRLSTEERARGLEQLVAIVRRQPSVGETWVGKSTSVDAENLTVLATLQDALGRTTEAQKTFEQAAQLPYATTAQLALGNFLERTNRPGEAAKVYVRALRESRSSDRENVIRAALASNQAALALALASNVQVLSPESAVDTVSLNFAYTQPVGTPPAVAYESAAREAATARQTAQRALLVRLSAVALAQRDEPSALRFAQALRGIADTKATVEEAERLLAEARQRLDQQPALKTLFGLTPTSDLDFTDTLGTLR